Genomic segment of Hippocampus zosterae strain Florida chromosome 12, ASM2543408v3, whole genome shotgun sequence:
GCGCTTGCGTGGAGGGCAGCTGGCGCACCTCCATGATGTTGCTGAAACGCACCCGCTGCTTTTTACAAGCCGCTGGGACAAAAGCGGCAAAAGTTAAACCCCCTCGCTGCACCCCGGCGGATGGGCGACGCCCACTCACCGGCTTTGCGAGATGCGTCCATCAAACAGTTGGCCGGATCGGCGGGGACGTCCTGAAACTTGACGGGCACGTACAGCGGCTCGCTCTGTGTGAAAAGAAGACgccccccgcccgccgcccccccctcaCAGTTGGTTGGATCAACTCTGCCAAAATCCACAACAACACTCGCTAGCGACGGCGctacatctttttcttttttttgtgcctgaaCTGCATTTTGCATTTCCCGATTTGTGTGCGTGATCAAGAAGGAACTCTCAAAGACGCATCGGGGGCGCGGATTCGAACCGGTTGGCGGGCCGACAACTTTGCCGTGAATACGTACCAAGCGGTTGTTGACGGGGGCGTCGTTGGCGCAAGGAGCAAAGTAGGCTTCCGCATCGGCAAACTGTGGACAGACGGACCGGTTAGGCGAAAAATGCGACGCCGCGGTTTCGGGAGACTTTCCCCACCGTGCGTACAAGCGAAGCGCGTCGACGCTTGAGCGAGCCGGTGCACTGCCGTCTCCAGGGCCGCCACAGCAGGAACCCCAGCAGGTAGAGCACAAACATGGACGTCTTGGCGAAGGTGCTGAAGAAGGGCTTGTTGTACTCCTGTTGCCGGAAAATGTACTGCGGCGGAATCGGGAGAGAAGACGACAAATGATTCGGTGGGAGAACGATAATTCACTCTCGATAGGTGTCGCCATAGATAACAATAGAAAATGCCCTTGAGAAGATCAAACGTTGCTgatcgagaaaaaaaaggaattgcgCATCGTGCGTGTTGTAAATCTGTGAATCGTGAGCGGAGAAACTGAATTTGGGGCCGATTGGCGTTCTTAAATCGTCTTCCTGAATGCAAACTGATGCTTTGGCTATCGGCGTCAAGTTGTCTTACTGCTGTCAGCTCGGAGGAGGCCACCCAGATGACGTCCACCAGCAGGAGGATGACCACCCCCAGGGCCATCCGCCTCCGCTGGGCCGCAGCCGAGCTCCCCGCGGAGCCCATCCGGTTCATGATGAACATGCACTCCATCGTCACACTGCGCAGACGGACAACATGGAGAAATGATGGGCGCAAACTTCGAAATAAACAGGAGCGAGCGGCGACGGCCAATGGCTTGTCGTTTGGCTACGGGCGGCTTCCTTCCGCCGAAATGCCGTTTAGAGCGAAAGCGTGCGGCGAGCTTCGTGGCAGCGAGTTAGCGGAGCGGCCGAGCTGTTGTAAACAAGGCGAGCTGCTTCAAGGGTTGAAAACAGCTgttggcgagagagagagagaaaaaagacaCAATCGAGCCGACCGCGACTCACGTTGCACGGCGCCTTCTCCTCGGCCACGATGGAGAGCAAATATTGCTTCCCCGGAGATTGACAAAATAAATCCGCTGCCACTTGGATCGTTAAAATCAAAGTTGAGAGATTTTTGAATTCCTTCCCTGGGTGATTATGGtcgccatttttttaaaccagtgaTGTGTCAAGGTAACCAATAGCGGTGTGATTTCCGGGATGGTCCTTCAGGGTACAATTAAacgtacatgatttttttttttttttagtcttgtTGGCTCAGTTTTTCGTTGAATAACACGTACCTTCCTCAATAAATCGAGGTTAATATGGCAATTGGTACTATTAGGAATGGATGTGAAAATATTTCTTGGATGCTCAGCAAAAGAAGGATGTGGGAGTCGAGCAACAGTGACAAACTTCCGAAATGgtccttcaaaataaagcaaatatatatacagtactgtaccgtACTTTTCTCTATTGTTTTTGCTCAtggattttcagtttttttcaaataccacGGTCACATATGCAAAAATATTGCCAAAAAACACCTACCTTCTGCAATAAATGGAGGCTTTATAAAATTATTATATGGTGCACGAACGGGTTGTTCCTGACATATATTACCATTGcctaactttaactttaactttggAGCTGGGCTCGGGCAGCGCACACTCTGGATCTCCGTTTCTTCCGCCTAGTTTATGGTGACGTCAGAGAGAGGCGACGCACTAAAGAGAGCGCCCGTGGTGTGGGTGGACGCAATAAAGGGGCGACGCTCCCAAATCGGTCCGAAGTTCTTATTATGGTTGGTGAGGTCTGATAAAGCCCCTCAACTCGGACGTTACACGTTGTGTACAAATGTACTGTCCTATAGTGAATGTTCATGCCGTATTTTCAGGATTTGACGATACTcagggtgttgttgttgttccattACAACGCAAGTGCAAATAAATTCAAGTCAAAAGGACTGAAATACTTtattcctattttttccccacgccaacataaaacaaagcaatATGGAATTGTATACAAGTGATAAATGCATAGGAATCAAtcacgaaaaacaaaaaacgtcacTGATTCGCAGATTATTACATAAAAAACATCGACGTCAGGCAGAATCACAATAAAtgtgcaataaataaaaaatattcactAATCAACGCGGTGTGTAATAAATACAaggtaaatgtgaaaaaaaatacaatatgcaTACTCATTATAATGAGCCCCGGCCCctaaacacaacaacaatgttCCATCTACCCGCATGTCATTGTTGCCGGTGGTTTCCCTGATCAATGAAAAACCATCTCACTTATCTATGAGACCTTTGTGTTGCTACGGGTACAAACGCCACggcgatattttttttcctctatcaACATGCACATAGCAAGTGAGCATAGTTTGAATAAACATGGTAAATAAGTGGTCTAACGCTACAGTTTGAATCTTCTCTCAAAATATCCATATGGCCCAGTAGTGACGGGATTGATATGTAAACGACACGGTGCCGAACAAAGTGATTAACAAAGTGAGCGGTGGCTGCCTCAATGACCAAAAACCCATTTCTCaaaacccatccattttctcccaCTCCTTTTTCACATTGAATCTAATTTTCGATTcaccgcagcccccccccccccacaaagctCACTCAGCAGTACCCCGTGCAAAGTTGTGGAAATTGTTTTCGCGCCTTGCCGGCTCTCCAGTTTCAGGCTGGCTACCCCAGCCCCAAAAACTCAGATTTTTGCAAGCAAGTGTATTCTGgtgaaaaagtgttttgtaGGTGCTACAGTTTTTATCATGTGGAGGTAAAAGGTGGACACAAAcggagagaaacaaaaaaaggacatttaaataaacacaaagttCCCCCAGAACGAAATAGGCATGTATCAAATATacaaaaccaacaaagtaaaaacaacgacaaacgcacaggtaaaaaaaaaaaaaaagaaacaacccaCTGAAACAATATTCTGAGGAAACAACATAACTAAAACATGCAACAGCAACAGTGAAGTGACAAAGCCAGCCAACTAAACAGAAGCAAAGTGACACGTCGATGAGGGACACCTGGACAAGCTACGAGTCGCTGGAGGGAGCCGATTGGCTGATTGGTCGACACATGGGACAGCactgacgagaacaggtggaaacaaaaacCCGACGAAAAGACATGACAGCAAAAATGGGACACagggaaacaaaaaacatccccCGCCCAAAAATGTCAACGTAAACATAGACACGTGGAACAGGAAGTGGGCCAATTTGGTACAAAGTAGCCATGTTAGGCCTCCTACTCGAAACAAACTCGGAAGTGGATGCGTCTTCTGAGGGCCCACCTCGAGATGGACTTATCACCCAGGaatgaaaaaccaaaacatATCCATCTACTGAAATgtcaacttaaaaacaaaaacttgtgcACGGCGCCGCATGCTTTCCGAACAAGATACTTTTTTGTTGAGCGCAAGTCagcaaaacaggaagtgactgCAAAGCCCATAAAAGTGGCCACGGCAGCGACAAAGGAATGTAAATAGGAAGAGCGAAACAGCACGAGAAAGGAGATGCATATGGACGGACGTCATCAAGGGAGAAAGCGAGCAGACAGCCAGCGGCGGGCGTGCTATCCTTTCGGATCCGAGCGCGCGGCTGACGAACCCACGTGAGGTAAATACTGACATCAAGTCGTCACACATCCAAATGTGTGTTAGGAGACATACAAAAGCGCCCCAAATCCTCTTCAGTGTCGATCAGAGACATTGACCACGTTTTCCCTGAGCGAGTTCCGTAACGTTCCAATGCGAAAACTGTCCTCACGTCATCGCTGcggaccaacaacaacaaagaacacactggagacatttgcaCGGCCCCCTTGGAAAGTGACCACGACGGCGGTTGCGATGTGCGATAGACGCTCAAGAGAGCAGCACGTGTCACGCTGGTATTTTCTTGCGCTTGTGGGAAGGAAAGCGGTCCCGATGCCAAAGTTTCCCATCGCCAAATGGAGTCCAAAGCTCTGAAagtgaaagaaatgaaataGGAAGTGAAAAGCATTCAGGCAAAGGCTCCATCCTCTCAGAGCCCCCGCTTATTTCTCGGGACTTCTAATAGTCtccggtccgcagacctgaggcactggGCAGGGGCCGGGCCAAATCAAAAGAGCTCTCAAATGAGCCAAGGAGGGGATGCCAGTCTAGGAGTGACGCGCTCCCTCTGTATACGAGTAGCAGTCAAGagacgagcagcagcattttggaccaactggagacgcttcgtgGAGGACCGGCTGACTCCGAAGTCAAGTGCCGAACAGTAATCCGGccgagatgtgacgaaggcTTACATTacaaagtgctcttgagaaatTGAGAAAGGAAGGGCTAGACTTTAGTGCCTTCTACCATTTTGTTCCcgatgtattgttttgttgttacaaCACATGTTACTTGATCCGTGCACGGCACTTTGTACGCGGcgacggctgtttgaaagcgcTCGAGAAATACACTCGAGTTGAGCCGGCTGCTGTGGTTTTCTTTCATGCGGGTCGCACAAGCGCAAATTTGGAACTGAACGTAGAGTTTTTGGCCTTACAGTTGGCCAGCTGCAGCCTGGTCTGCTCCTTCTGCTGGCTGGCAGGAGTTCTGGTCTTTGTCTTGATGTAGGTCAGCCTCTTTGGTTCCATTccacctgggaaaaaaaaaacaaacacccaacAGAGGAAATGTGCCGTGTTTATAGAACAATCACAGAAAATCTGTCGGACGCGGTCGGAATGCGCcagtcgacaacaacaactttgGCGGAAATCCTCGAAGGACAAGATTGACTCCCGGCGATCCATTTCTTTCCATCAGACTCATTGGGAGCAAGGCCTCCCAATTGTCTGTTGGAAGCCCAAATCCCCTCAGGTCTCGTGGCTTCCCGGTCCGACTCTGCTGTACTTTACCTTGCGGGGGTCTCTGGGTCACGTCGCGGGGATCAGACACACGGGAAGACGTCACAAAGGGTCGAGGTTGGGGCGGGACGGGCCGGAGGAAGGCCACGCTAGGGAAGGGCAGCGGCCGGACGTGGGACGGAGAAGGAGGCGCCGCGGCGCGATCGTCCCGAAAACCCGAGGGGATCCTCCACCGGGGCAACGGGGACGCCTCCTCGCCGGAGAAGTCGGGAAAGCGAGCGACAGGCGGCTCGGGTTCAGGTTCGGGGGTCGATGACGGGGACTTGGGGAGGAGGTGCAGgatggaggagaagaaggagcagGATTCGGGGAGGGGGATGGTCCCGATTCCGCTGTCCAAGGTTCGCATCTGCCGGCCGGACCCTGAGGCACAAGCACAACGGTTGGCGGGGATGCAAGCAGGgcgaggaaaggggggggggggggggggggacacacacaccactGGGGCTGTAGTGGCCCTGAAAACCATTTGGAAGAATGGCGGGCAGGGATCAGCAAGGGGGCAAAGTTTGTAAGTTAACCTTAAgtgagactcttttttttttgaggagggagtgggggtagggggtggggcGGTCATTCATCAATGTCATGAAATAATTTGTCCATCGAATTAGTGTCAGTcatgaaataaatgtatctgaataattcatcattcattcatattagtcaaatcaaataacttccatttgtcatttgaaattGCTTCATTCCTCGTCAACACAATCAAATGAAGCCTCTTTTGAAGCCCCGTTTTAGGGGGGAAAACGGTTCATTTGAAGCTTCAAATTGTAATCCTAATAAATGAGATCTATTTGGAATCATTTGTCGTATTTCCTCCTGGCTTTGCTTGACTATTGACGGAAGAATATATTTTCAATGCCCGGCCACGCTTTTCCCGCTCCAAAGTTTTGGTCCAATTCCCGCGGAGGCTGCCGCGGAGTCATGCGCCGACAAAACAAGTTGCGACAAacgaaaagagcaaaagagccgATTGCAGGGAGTCCACTTGAAGCAGCGCTGTCAATGTCACAAAGCGGTTGACATTCAACAACCAGCATGCGTCCACCACACTGACCATGAAATGCATCACGGGATGGCCCGAAAATACGACCGCTGCCTGCGCGGATTTCATCTCATCGTCCAACGACTGCCTAGCGTTGGGTTataatgtgagtgtgtgtgtgtgtgtgtgggggggggggggggttagattGAGCCATAAATGAACAATCTGGTCCAAATCAATCATATTGTACAAAAATCGTACAATCGCTTGTCGTGAAGCGTCTCCCCACTCGAGCACGCGTAACCTATTCCAAAGGGTCAAAGCCTGGGAAGACCGAACGGTGACGCGCTCCTGGGATGAGTCTCGTGCCCACTTTGAGTCACCAAACATGACGCACAGCAAAACACGAGCATATAAACAATGACTGGAGATCTAATTCAGACAATTAGATCCAAAATGGGGTCACCCTCTCAACATATGAGGACAGCGGCGACGGCAGCGTGAAAGCATGCTGAGCCGACACTCACGCACTTACACACTCGGGGGGAGCTTTACCTTCACAACGCCGACTGTCCGTATTGGTCCGAGGAAGCTCCTGTCACGATCACGGTACATCTTTTAAAGTCGGCATCGTCCGCGCGATGTCAATGAAAAGAGCGCGGGCGGCCCGTCGGACACGAGCTATTATTCGTTCGGAGGTGACGATGTCACGTTGCCCTTCCTGCAAAAACCGCTTCCATCTGGTCTACACCATTTGGAACAATGCACAAAGTCGTCGGGAGAGGCTTCGTTGAGATAGTCCGGAGGCCTTTGCGGGCTCGCGCGTGCATTTCATACGCGGTCTTTGCGACTCTCCGCAAACTGTAAGCTGGCAAATCCCAACTCGACTCTGAAAAGATGGCGGCCGTCGGCCGAGGCAGGCGCAAAAGCAGAAGCTTACCGATGACGGCATCCTGGAGGGTGGTCTTGATCAGGGCTCCGTTTCCAGCGTCCGTTCTCTGGCGCATCGTCGATGCGGTCGGGGCACAAGAGAAAGGATCAGCATCGGCGCCCGACGAGCGCGGCGGCGACAAGACAACATGGGCGGTGCGCGGACTCCACCTGCACGTCCCCGATGGCGTGGATGCGTCCTTGCGTGTCGTGAAGCGACATTCCCGGGCAAGGCACGGCGATGCAGGCGCGCACCGCGTCGTGCGACTCCCTCCTTCCCGCCGAGCTGAAACAAAGCAGGCGTTCGAGAACAAATTGCGACGGTGGCTCGGAATTGTCCGCGGTTGGACTTATGAGTCTTATTCGACGCGCGGCGCagctgccaaaaagaaaaacccaaaAGAGAAGCGCGGAACGGGTCTTACCAGTCTTTGGGGTCACTTTTTCTCCGGTCGCTCTTCTTGTCCGTCTTGGTCTGCTTGCCCCCGAGCAGCGAGGTCATCTTCTGATCCCTCTTCTCTTCTTTCGCCTTGGCCGCGTCCGCCTTCTTGCCGCCGGGCGCGGGAATCTTCCCCTTGCGAAAGCCGAACCAGTTGGCCAAGGCGGATCCGGATTTCTGCTTGACTTCGCCGCTCCTCTCCTGCTCCTGAGACTTGTGCAAGTTCTCCTCGATGCCGAGCATCACCTTCTCCTCAATGGTGGTGATGGTATTCTGCCTCTGGGGTTCTTCGCAGACAGGTTCTCCAAAGGCGCTGCAGAACTGTTGCTCGATTTGAAGGCGTTTGGCTTGTTCCCGTTGGAGTTGAAGACTCTGGAGTCTTTCGCCGGATGAGCCCGGACTCGGGGGAACCGCCAGGCCTTCCTCGATGAGGAAGTTGTCCAGGAGGGATCGGTTCACGGTGCAGCGGTAGCTACCGGAGCAGCTCACGCTTCCCGGGAGAAGGTCGCCCAAGGAGTTGAGGGAGCTCCCGGAGTGCGTTTTGATCTGCGTTCGCACCTTGCCGGACCGATTGAAGCCGGGGCGGTCCACGTAGCGGGCGCCGAAGCTCTGGCTTCGAGCCTTGGCCCCGTTGGTGCCCATCACCGGCCTCAGCGGGGGTCTGGTGGACACGGAGACGGAACGCTTGAAGAGCCAGCCCTCCTCGTCGAAGCCCCAGTCCGGCATGGCCCCGCCTCCCGGCGGCCGGCAGGGCTCGGAATCCAGGGAATTGCAACGGGTCTCGATCTTCTGCCGGGCTCCGCCGCCTTCATTCATCACGCGGGGGTCACAAACGTACGTCTGGTAGGTTTGGATGCCTTTCGCGGATGCCCTCGGCTCATCCCCGTTCTGGCGAGCCAGCGTGACCAACGCGCCGCTTTCTGTTCCCGAGATGGCCTCGTGGGATCTCGCGTTTGCGGGAAGAGACATTTTTGCGGCCCTGGACCCGGAATTTTGGCACTTGTGATAGTAGACGTTGCAGTACGTCTGAGGCGGGACTTCGGAAAGTTTTGGCTCGCTAATGCTCTGCTGAGTGCGTTGTAAGACATTGGGACTTGGTAACAAAGAGGCTGCGACCATTCCGCCGCGGTAAGCGACGGCAGATTCCAAATCCCGCGTTTCGAGAGCGGGGACGGCCGTTTGGACGCCGAAGACCGGTTCGGCGGCTTGATTGTCTGGCGAAAAGCCAGTCGGTTGACCCGACAAAGTCTTTCCCACAGTGGCGCTCTGAGGACGATCGGCATGTCCGGAGTCCGACACGGTTCCGAGCGGGAGCGAAGTCGGTGCGGACGGAGAGCCGAGTTCCGGAGAGAACGGGTCCGCCGGCCGCTCCCGGTGTCGGATGTCGGCGCGCTCCTCCACGCCGGACGCAATTCTCGCGGATGGCGGCTGTCTCGCCGGAACCTTTGAATCTTCCTCCACCTCGACGGCTTTGGTCACCGAAGCGCTTTTGACAGGCGACGCGAGAGGCGAGCGCTGTTGTACGCGCTCCAAAGACTTGCAAGTCGGGGATGCCGAGTCATTGTCTTTTCGGGCCTCGTGGCCCGAACTGAGCGTTTTTCCGCGACCGGGCCTTTTGTCGGGGCTCCCGGATTTGTGCCCCGGGATGAGGTTTTGGTGCAGCGGCGAGCGGACGTGTTTGTGCTGTTCCGGTCCGGCGTCGGCGCTCTTGCTGCGCAGGATGAACGCCTTCCTGGCCGAGTCGCAGAGCTGCTGTTTGGGTTTCCTTGAAAGCCCGCCGTCGCTTGGGTGAGAAACCTCCGCCGAAGAGCTGCGCTGTCTGGCTTCGCTCACGCAGCTCAAAGCCCCGGCGGCAGAATGCCGCACGGCCGGGGTCCCGCCCCCCGCTCGGGATTCCGAGTCCGTGAGGTCCAGCCGGGATTTGCGCTCACTGGATCCTTCCCGGTTGTTGTTGCCGTCGCTCAACGTGACGGCAAAGTTCTGGCTTTCTTCTCGCGAGTGGAGACTTTCTTTTTCCAGGGTCCCGGGTGGGCCCGCAGAGAATACGAAGTTGTCCGAAACGGTGTTCCCAAAAGATTCTCTGGACCCTTCTTCGGTCAGGACCCCTCCTGCCACGTTGTCACCGGATTCCTGACTCAGCGACACACGTGAGTCGTTGCCGCTCTCAACGGGGTCCGCCACGACGATCCCCATGTTTGCGTTTTTGTCCGTCTCGGCCGTCGTTCCCGGCGGCTTACTCTTGACGCCCGGCGAGTGGATGCCCTCGTTCGACATCGCTCCATCCTCGCGTGGCGTGGCGGACCCGGGGTAGGGTTTCTCCTTCGAGACGCAGGTCTGAAGACGCTCGAGGCCTTCCGGGACGCGGTCTCCCTCCGAGCCGAGGTCCGTCCGATGGCCGGAAACGGCGGCCGCGCTCGTCCTCTTGTCCCGACCGGCGGCGCGCTGCGTCGCAAAGGGGCGTCAACATCTATGAATCGACAAGCCCCCCATCCTTGAGAGTTTTGAGAGGAGTAGGTGGGTCACCTGTTTGGACAGGCCTCGTCCCTCGGCCCACGTGTGCGAGCCGCCGGAGTGTCGGTTACCGGCGCCGGACGGAGACGGATCGCTACCGCTCGCGCTACTGCGCGGGCACGTTAGACTCAAGAGACTGGGCCACCTCCCTGCATCCGTAGACACTTTTCCATTCCTTGGCATTTCCTGGACAGAAGAAAACCATTTTGCTTTTCGGGTAAATGCTCCACCGCCTGCTTCTGACTGGGCCAGACCTTTTGGTCTAAATTTATCGGTGCGAGTGGAGTCGGAGGGGATTTCATTTCCACCTTTCTGACCAAATACAAGCCCTCACATTCACCTGAATTGGCTGCGGATTGTCACAAGAACAGAAGACGGATTGGCAAGAAACCTTTGCATTTGGGCCACCCCGACTGGGCAAAGCGTGGCGCTGAGGTTGGATGACTGGAGCTTTTGAAAAAATTCCACCCCGATTTGGCCGTTTCTAAGGTTCCACCAGCGACAAACTCGTCGGCCAAGTACGACATTGgtaaaaaagaaaccaaaagtCGGGCGAGTTTGGCGCTCTTACCTGCGCCGCGGGACTCGGCGACATTCGCAGGCGTTGTTGGAACAAGACGCTCAGTATGCGGTTCTGCTGCTCCAAGTCAAAGACGCGCGTGCGCAGCTTGACACATTCTTCTTTCAGGTCCTGCCAAATCCACATCGGCAGAGAGCGGGGGAGGGGGTCAAACACTTTACCGACTCCGGCATTGGTAGGCCGAGAGGATGGCCACGCACCTTTTGAGTGAGCAGAGCCTGGACCACCTGGTTGGCCACCTGCACCAAGAAAGGAGCCGACAATGAAGGCGCCCTCAAATATACCCTCCAACAAAAAAAGCCCCGGGGGGGACGctccgtttagttcttggtgCTTCTAATCATGtccggtccgcagacctgacCCTACgtgtgtgctccctcttacgaggaGCGGTCAAGAGGCCagcggcggcattctggacgggaagtcagccattttagttTGAGGCGTGGCAATCTCGGAGGGGTTTTTGGTGGCGCACTTTGACAAACTCCCCACTCTGGTATTTGGGCCGAGAAGCGGGACCCTTTTGCGGACGAGACAAAGACGAGCCAAAGTGTTTTTGCCCATTCCTTACCTCATCCAGGCAGCGTTCGTATTGCCTCCTCTGGTTGTCGTTTTCCAAGGACAGAGCCGAGTTCTCAGCCTGGAGGAGACACTTGATGAAAAAGATGGTGCTCAACGCGATCGGCGGATGAACCGGAGCGAGACGACACAACACGGACGGGCAGAGGGCAAAACTCGCAAAGTGCCAATTGCGCCTTTGACGGCCTTGAGCAGCGGCAAGGAAGGCGCCCGCTCGCCTACCTCCAAAGCTCGGAGTCGTCGGAGCACGGAATCGCCGTCGGCGCTTCCCTCCGGGCCGCCGCCGGCCTCCGGCGCTTTGGACGTCTCCGTTTCCGAAGCCGGCGGACCCTCCAAACTGTCCCGCTGCTTCCACATTTCCTCCAAAAGTTTGTCCTGCGACACAAAGCGGAGACGCGCCGGCATTTACCGAGAGGACTTGAACCCGGCCCCGTTCTCACGAGAGCTTTGCCGAGTCTTTGCTACCTTGTATGCTTTCATCAGGTCCAGTGGGTCCACCTCGGGGCCATCCAATGAGTCCTGCTTCTGGAGTAGGGATCGCACCGTCTCCTCCATCCTGCATTTTGACACAAAGACTTTTTTCAACAATCTGACCCCGAACGGACTCAAAGCAACGGCTTGTGTGACGGCTTTGGTGCGGCTGGACACTTTTGAAGCCGT
This window contains:
- the LOC127611454 gene encoding nck-associated protein 5-like isoform X3 encodes the protein MEETVRSLLQKQDSLDGPEVDPLDLMKAYKDKLLEEMWKQRDSLEGPPASETETSKAPEAGGGPEGSADGDSVLRRLRALEAENSALSLENDNQRRQYERCLDEVANQVVQALLTQKDLKEECVKLRTRVFDLEQQNRILSVLFQQRLRMSPSPAAQEMPRNGKVSTDAGRWPSLLSLTCPRSSASGSDPSPSGAGNRHSGGSHTWAEGRGLSKQRAAGRDKRTSAAAVSGHRTDLGSEGDRVPEGLERLQTCVSKEKPYPGSATPREDGAMSNEGIHSPGVKSKPPGTTAETDKNANMGIVVADPVESGNDSRVSLSQESGDNVAGGVLTEEGSRESFGNTVSDNFVFSAGPPGTLEKESLHSREESQNFAVTLSDGNNNREGSSERKSRLDLTDSESRAGGGTPAVRHSAAGALSCVSEARQRSSSAEVSHPSDGGLSRKPKQQLCDSARKAFILRSKSADAGPEQHKHVRSPLHQNLIPGHKSGSPDKRPGRGKTLSSGHEARKDNDSASPTCKSLERVQQRSPLASPVKSASVTKAVEVEEDSKVPARQPPSARIASGVEERADIRHRERPADPFSPELGSPSAPTSLPLGTVSDSGHADRPQSATVGKTLSGQPTGFSPDNQAAEPVFGVQTAVPALETRDLESAVAYRGGMVAASLLPSPNVLQRTQQSISEPKLSEVPPQTYCNVYYHKCQNSGSRAAKMSLPANARSHEAISGTESGALVTLARQNGDEPRASAKGIQTYQTYVCDPRVMNEGGGARQKIETRCNSLDSEPCRPPGGGAMPDWGFDEEGWLFKRSVSVSTRPPLRPVMGTNGAKARSQSFGARYVDRPGFNRSGKVRTQIKTHSGSSLNSLGDLLPGSVSCSGSYRCTVNRSLLDNFLIEEGLAVPPSPGSSGERLQSLQLQREQAKRLQIEQQFCSAFGEPVCEEPQRQNTITTIEEKVMLGIEENLHKSQEQERSGEVKQKSGSALANWFGFRKGKIPAPGGKKADAAKAKEEKRDQKMTSLLGGKQTKTDKKSDRRKSDPKDCSAGRRESHDAVRACIAVPCPGMSLHDTQGRIHAIGDVQRTDAGNGALIKTTLQDAVIGGMEPKRLTYIKTKTRTPASQQKEQTRLQLAN
- the LOC127611454 gene encoding nck-associated protein 5-like isoform X2; this translates as MEETVRSLLQKQDSLDGPEVDPLDLMKAYKDKLLEEMWKQRDSLEGPPASETETSKAPEAGGGPEGSADGDSVLRRLRALEAENSALSLENDNQRRQYERCLDEVANQVVQALLTQKDLKEECVKLRTRVFDLEQQNRILSVLFQQRLRMSPSPAAQEMPRNGKVSTDAGRWPSLLSLTCPRSSASGSDPSPSGAGNRHSGGSHTWAEGRGLSKQRAAGRDKRTSAAAVSGHRTDLGSEGDRVPEGLERLQTCVSKEKPYPGSATPREDGAMSNEGIHSPGVKSKPPGTTAETDKNANMGIVVADPVESGNDSRVSLSQESGDNVAGGVLTEEGSRESFGNTVSDNFVFSAGPPGTLEKESLHSREESQNFAVTLSDGNNNREGSSERKSRLDLTDSESRAGGGTPAVRHSAAGALSCVSEARQRSSSAEVSHPSDGGLSRKPKQQLCDSARKAFILRSKSADAGPEQHKHVRSPLHQNLIPGHKSGSPDKRPGRGKTLSSGHEARKDNDSASPTCKSLERVQQRSPLASPVKSASVTKAVEVEEDSKVPARQPPSARIASGVEERADIRHRERPADPFSPELGSPSAPTSLPLGTVSDSGHADRPQSATVGKTLSGQPTGFSPDNQAAEPVFGVQTAVPALETRDLESAVAYRGGMVAASLLPSPNVLQRTQQSISEPKLSEVPPQTYCNVYYHKCQNSGSRAAKMSLPANARSHEAISGTESGALVTLARQNGDEPRASAKGIQTYQTYVCDPRVMNEGGGARQKIETRCNSLDSEPCRPPGGGAMPDWGFDEEGWLFKRSVSVSTRPPLRPVMGTNGAKARSQSFGARYVDRPGFNRSGKVRTQIKTHSGSSLNSLGDLLPGSVSCSGSYRCTVNRSLLDNFLIEEGLAVPPSPGSSGERLQSLQLQREQAKRLQIEQQFCSAFGEPVCEEPQRQNTITTIEEKVMLGIEENLHKSQEQERSGEVKQKSGSALANWFGFRKGKIPAPGGKKADAAKAKEEKRDQKMTSLLGGKQTKTDKKSDRRKSDPKDCSAGRRESHDAVRACIAVPCPGMSLHDTQGRIHAIGDVQRTDAGNGALIKTTLQDAVIGSGRQMRTLDSGIGTIPLPESCSFFSSILHLLPKSPSSTPEPEPEPPVARFPDFSGEEASPLPRWRIPSGFRDDRAAAPPSPSHVRPLPFPSVAFLRPVPPQPRPFVTSSRVSDPRDVTQRPPQGGMEPKRLTYIKTKTRTPASQQKEQTRLQLAN
- the LOC127611454 gene encoding nck-associated protein 5-like isoform X1: MEETVRSLLQKQDSLDGPEVDPLDLMKAYKDKLLEEMWKQRDSLEGPPASETETSKAPEAGGGPEGSADGDSVLRRLRALEAENSALSLENDNQRRQYERCLDEVANQVVQALLTQKDLKEECVKLRTRVFDLEQQNRILSVLFQQRLRMSPSPAAQEMPRNGKVSTDAGRWPSLLSLTCPRSSASGSDPSPSGAGNRHSGGSHTWAEGRGLSKQRAAGRDKRTSAAAVSGHRTDLGSEGDRVPEGLERLQTCVSKEKPYPGSATPREDGAMSNEGIHSPGVKSKPPGTTAETDKNANMGIVVADPVESGNDSRVSLSQESGDNVAGGVLTEEGSRESFGNTVSDNFVFSAGPPGTLEKESLHSREESQNFAVTLSDGNNNREGSSERKSRLDLTDSESRAGGGTPAVRHSAAGALSCVSEARQRSSSAEVSHPSDGGLSRKPKQQLCDSARKAFILRSKSADAGPEQHKHVRSPLHQNLIPGHKSGSPDKRPGRGKTLSSGHEARKDNDSASPTCKSLERVQQRSPLASPVKSASVTKAVEVEEDSKVPARQPPSARIASGVEERADIRHRERPADPFSPELGSPSAPTSLPLGTVSDSGHADRPQSATVGKTLSGQPTGFSPDNQAAEPVFGVQTAVPALETRDLESAVAYRGGMVAASLLPSPNVLQRTQQSISEPKLSEVPPQTYCNVYYHKCQNSGSRAAKMSLPANARSHEAISGTESGALVTLARQNGDEPRASAKGIQTYQTYVCDPRVMNEGGGARQKIETRCNSLDSEPCRPPGGGAMPDWGFDEEGWLFKRSVSVSTRPPLRPVMGTNGAKARSQSFGARYVDRPGFNRSGKVRTQIKTHSGSSLNSLGDLLPGSVSCSGSYRCTVNRSLLDNFLIEEGLAVPPSPGSSGERLQSLQLQREQAKRLQIEQQFCSAFGEPVCEEPQRQNTITTIEEKVMLGIEENLHKSQEQERSGEVKQKSGSALANWFGFRKGKIPAPGGKKADAAKAKEEKRDQKMTSLLGGKQTKTDKKSDRRKSDPKDCSAGRRESHDAVRACIAVPCPGMSLHDTQGRIHAIGDVQRTDAGNGALIKTTLQDAVIGSGRQMRTLDSGIGTIPLPESCSFFSSILHLLPKSPSSTPEPEPEPPVARFPDFSGEEASPLPRWRIPSGFRDDRAAAPPSPSHVRPLPFPSVAFLRPVPPQPRPFVTSSRVSDPRDVTQRPPQGGMEPKRLTYIKTKTRTPASQQKEQTRLQLANCKAKNSTFSSKFALVRPA